GACCCAACTCGGGCCCGAATTCTTCGAGGAGTCCGATTCTCCTCAGCTAGCTTGGATTCTCGCCAAACTAGGATTTGTTCCTTCCGTCTCCGAAGGCAGGAGGATCATCAAGTCCGGGGGGATTTATGTCGACGAAGAGAAACTCACGGATGAAAAATTTAGTATTTCCAAAGGCGCAGAATACTTGATCCGACAGGGTAAGAAAGGAAAATTCATCCGTCTGGTAGGCTGACGGTATCATGCTGAGCGAAGAAGAATCTTCCGTACTATCCAAAACCATCCGAGAAATCCAGGACACGGGTATTCAATCCGAGGTCTTGGAGAGGAAGTTTCGTTCCATTCGGATCTTTAGTTCCGCTTTCTTCTTCTTACTTTTAAGCCTCACTACCGTTTTCGCTTTAGCTAGACGATTGGATTCTCTCCAGACGACCGTAGACAAACAAAGCCAAGTCATTTCCGTTCTCTCCGAAGACATTACTAGTTTAAGGCTGGAAGAACAACAGAGAGAAGAGGAAGTCCTCAGATTCAAGTCCTCCATCTTGGACGACGTTCCCGAAGGGGACTTGAGCGATGAGGTGGAAAAGAATCTATCCTCTCTAAACGCCGTAGTCTCTTCTCCTGGATCCGGAAAAAATATCAGCCGGGGAAATCCGAAATTCAAAGAGATCGCTCTCACATTCGATTTGGGGACGGGAGAGGATCTGCAAATTCTTTACGATTTTATGATGCGTTTTCCTATTAAGGTGACTCTTTTTGTTTCCAACGAAAATCCCGCAAAAAAGGGAGGATCCTTATTTTCCAAGACCAACCTGGTATATTTGAAAAAATTGCAGGCCTTACAAGGAAGAGTAGTATTCGGAAACCATACCTGGAGTCATTTCAATCTTCCTCGAAGTTTAAAGGAAACTTCTCTACGTAAAAGAGCCTTACTCAGCTACGTAGCCGACGAGATCCCGGATTTCAATACGTTGATGGAAGAGCTGACCTCGGTGGAGGAAAAATTCAAAACTATCACGGGAGCGGAGTTAACCAAATACTATCGCTTACC
This sequence is a window from Leptospira wolffii serovar Khorat str. Khorat-H2. Protein-coding genes within it:
- a CDS encoding polysaccharide deacetylase family protein, whose amino-acid sequence is MLSEEESSVLSKTIREIQDTGIQSEVLERKFRSIRIFSSAFFFLLLSLTTVFALARRLDSLQTTVDKQSQVISVLSEDITSLRLEEQQREEEVLRFKSSILDDVPEGDLSDEVEKNLSSLNAVVSSPGSGKNISRGNPKFKEIALTFDLGTGEDLQILYDFMMRFPIKVTLFVSNENPAKKGGSLFSKTNLVYLKKLQALQGRVVFGNHTWSHFNLPRSLKETSLRKRALLSYVADEIPDFNTLMEELTSVEEKFKTITGAELTKYYRLPYGAVDPIILDVYATQGYENHIFWSNNTVGSLDVPDFVYKKYITKKDPITGKTKLLQNPHYKTKQEMLDFLYRWESSDKNGMNGAIILMHLGSPRQSEKLIYILPDFIQAMLDKGYRFATIPEVLNDQQD